A genomic window from Triticum urartu cultivar G1812 chromosome 7, Tu2.1, whole genome shotgun sequence includes:
- the LOC125517979 gene encoding uncharacterized protein LOC125517979, giving the protein MDPPVADPGPTKGEGELLRCPFCDSEAVYKLAQFLLPGLAAVCIDGTTGGLFRSPSDVAVDLRKEMVDWITQRSETFIADIEAEQNAENEMSDDPYEIVSIFMDDFSRTKRNIIGHVSGWLLSDSRDDKIDDFVQEMEMTRFWPFERREAIAEVLLRNVDIKTKFHCPEKYENEERLADHKAQCSFRPVTCPNEGCRTKVSVRCIQDHDATCLFKILQCEQNCEKRLLRRDMDRHCVTVCPMRPMKCPFGCDDSFSEHDLEEHCSESLQQHLLKVLQVIHKNNFTADELKETALRLEKSEDRGKLAKARDARSLTSIVKDLEAKKFQCSGVVSHVNLGG; this is encoded by the exons ATGGACCCTCCAGTTGCCGATCCTGGACCAACCAAGGGTGAAG GTGAGCTTCTCCGGTGCCCGTTTTGCGATTCTGAAGCAGTGTACAAACTAGCACAATTCTTGCTCCCTGGTTTGGCTGCGGTCTGTATCGACGGTACAACTGGTGGTCTGTTCAGGAGCCCATCTGATGTTGCTGTCGACCTCAGAAAAGAAATGGTGGACTGGATTACACAAAGAAGTGAAACATTCATAGCCGATATTGAGGCGGAACAAAACGCTGAGAATGAAATGTCGGATGACCCTTATGAGATTGTGTCAATCTTCATGGATGATTTCAGTCGCACAAAAAGGAATATCATTGGCCATGTCTCTGGGTGGTTGCTGAGTGACAGCCGCGATGATAAGATCGATGACTTTGTCCAAGAAATGGAGATGACCCGCTTCTGGCCGTTTGAGAGGAGAGAAGCAATTGCCGAGGTCCTCCTCAGGAATGTGGACATTAAAACCAAGTTCCACTGCCCTGAGAAATATGAAAACGAGGAACGTCTTGCTGATCACAAAGCACAGTGTAGCTTCAGGCCTGTCACTTGCCCAAACGAGGGATGCCGAACAAAAGTCTCTGTTCGTTGCATACAGGATCATGATGCAACTTGCCTTTTCAAGATCCTTCAGTGTGAGCAAAACTGTGAGAAACGGCTTCTGCGGCGCGATATGGATAGACATTGTGTCACTGTCTGCCCCATGAGGCCCATGAAGTGCCCTTTCGGGTGTGATGATTCGTTCAGTGAACACGACCTCGAGGAGCACTGTTCAGAGAGTCTCCAGCAACACTTGCTTAAGGTCCTTCAGGTGATTCACAAGAATAATTTTACAGCTGATGAGCTAAAGGAAACTGCTCTACGACTGGAGAAG TCTGAAGATCGTGGTAAACTGGCTAAAGCTCGGGATGCTAGATCTCTAACTAGTATTGTGAAGGATCTTGAAGCAAAGAAATTTCAATGTTCTGGTGTAGTATCTCATGTAAACCTTGGTGGTTGA